GGTATTGAACTGGGCCCACATCTTCCATCAACCGCTGCCATCCATTGCCCATTCATGAAATGCGGATCGACATGGTGCATGCCATACGCATTCCATCCTTCTCCTGACATCGTGACGACAGGTTTTTCTGAAACGATTTTCTCTTTATAGGCGGTTTTCGATAATTCTTCTATTTCAAAGGCGAACACCTGAATGCCGTAACGTGGCTCAGTATCTTGGGTGAACCGGTAAATTCGACCCTCATGAACGAGAACCCTTCCGCCCGGCCTGGCGATATGCTTATTTAATTTTATGATCGGATTCATCGGATGAGGCATCCATTCCCCCATCAACTCATCAGCATAATAGAGGTTTAAGGCATCATTTAGTGGATTGGTATAAAACAACCACCAGACATTCTCATATCGAAAAATTGAGGGATCCACATAATGCTCCCCATTGAAGATACTTTTCACAAATTGCCATTCCGCAGGAAATGACGTGGCCCGGTACAGCCTGATCGAGAGATCCTCGTGGCTCTCCAGTATCAAGTAATCATTGTTGTCCCATTCAAACACATAGGGATAGGATAAATGGAAGGGTTCATTGATGAGAATGTTTTTGTATTTCCATTCTTTCCCATTCTCGCTTTCGGCATATCCAATGTCTCCCTGTTTATTGGCACGATTCAACACTTCAAAAAACAGATAAAAACGACCATCTTTGATGGTCATAAAGGGATCGGCAACAAATTTGGCATCGACATCCGTCACATCCTCTGCCGTAAGAACGGGATTCGAGAT
Above is a window of Candidatus Nitrospira neomarina DNA encoding:
- a CDS encoding glucosamine inositolphosphorylceramide transferase family protein, whose protein sequence is MSLVIGALIWRVSSPYLGAVRGFLSPQMENAGSGPWSIGIYTGVSPFELHDPEDISNPVLTAEDVTDVDAKFVADPFMTIKDGRFYLFFEVLNRANKQGDIGYAESENGKEWKYKNILINEPFHLSYPYVFEWDNNDYLILESHEDLSIRLYRATSFPAEWQFVKSIFNGEHYVDPSIFRYENVWWLFYTNPLNDALNLYYADELMGEWMPHPMNPIIKLNKHIARPGGRVLVHEGRIYRFTQDTEPRYGIQVFAFEIEELSKTAYKEKIVSEKPVVTMSGEGWNAYGMHHVDPHFMNGQWMAAVDGRCGPSSIPCKTYSEGKKRVQ